In one Babylonia areolata isolate BAREFJ2019XMU chromosome 14, ASM4173473v1, whole genome shotgun sequence genomic region, the following are encoded:
- the LOC143289752 gene encoding target of rapamycin complex 2 subunit MAPKAP1-like codes for MAMMDNIDFLISHIRHSFITSDDTGMCELIIDSENNNNNNNNRSSGGLYTKRGDWGDQSGAMSDGQDSLDGDISHSYDILPDMDYGAHRRRSNTAQRLDMMRKDKQNKGKIKNIVWKDPPTTLTAEERSALFEKKEIKVDPPPKMSKMTKMLREYSERGDNHFSEYAKFDGRSCVGSTKKIDIFLTMAESDQRPYPMTVMVTTSAKVQELIGLICWQYTTEGRRPKLTKPVNHYCLHIAEDDGEVDGDFPSLDNREPVLKFGFGKLALMECTPTPLPKSSFVVTINIPNRGFNKFQLETLNIPMRAILEKVINRRKIRTRTGLNYNLEKQSEPGVAVDLDSSLAHMDTMEFCLVRENSTRGGEQEERGVGETSNVADSLTSHQYKSYMVMMLHKLRANTEVQLGISGEKVEIDPVQIRSSLRLIRQKPVTHEADSIADCDVLEKKSNGRATFRLTYLTEHHYKHHDFEADTGMALEIVHKLKNILELRLSPARKEFISTQDRKQRKRDSFKFSV; via the exons ATGGCGATGATGGACAACATCGACTTCCTCATCTCCCACATCCGTCACTCCTTCATCACCAGTGACGACACGGGCATGTGTGAGCTGATCATCGAcagcgagaacaacaacaacaacaacaacaacaggagctcTGGTGGCCTTTACACCAAGAG gggggactggggggaccAGAGTGGGGCGATGAGTGATGGGCAGGACTCGCTTGACGGAGACATATCCCACTCCTACGACATCCTCCCGGACATGGACTATg ggGCTCACCGGCGCCGGTCCAACACGGCCCAGAGACTGGACATGATGCGGAAGGACAAGCAGAACAAGGGGAAGATCAAAAACATCGTCTGGaaagacccccccaccaccctcactg CGGAAGAGAGGAGCGCTCTGTTTGAGAAGAAGGAGATCAAGGTGGACCCACCTCCAAAG ATGTCCAAAATGACCAAGATGTTGAGGGAGTACAGCGAGAGGGGAGACAACCACTTCTCCGAGTACGCCAAGTTTGACGGCCGA tcGTGCGTGGGGTCGACGAAGAAGATCGACATTTTCCTGACCATGGCGGAGTCGGACCAGCGGCCCTACCCCATGACGGTGATGGTCACCACCTCGGCCAAGGTGCAGGAGCTCATCGGCCTCATCTGCTGGCAGTACACCACTGAGGGCCGCAGACCCAAACTCAC GAAGCCAGTGAACCACTACTGCCTGCACATCGCGGAGGACGACGGAGAGGTGGACGGGGACTTCCCCAGCCTGGACAACCGGGAGCCGGTGCTCAAGTTCGGCTTTGGCAAGCTGGCTCTGATGgagtgcacccccacccccctccccaagtccTCCTTCGTCGTCACCAT caacatTCCCAACCGGGGCTTCAACAAGTTCCAGCTGGAGACCCTGAACATCCCCATGAGGGCCATCCTGGAGAAGGTCATCAACCGTCGCAAGATCCGCACCCGCACCG gGCTGAACTACAACCTGGAGAAGCAGAGTGAACCAGGGGTGGCAGTGGACCTGGACTCCAGCCTGGCTCATATGGACACCATGGAGTTCTGTCTGGTCCGGGAAAACA gcacgagGGGGGGTgagcaggaggagaggggggtgggcgagACGTCCAACGTGGCGGACTCCCTGACCAGTCACCAGTACAAGTCCTACATGGTTATGATGCTGCACAAGCTGAGGGCCAACACCGAAGTGCAGCTAG ggatcaGCGGGGAGAAAGTGGAGATCGACCCCGTACAGATCCGCAGCTCTCTTCGCCTGATCCGCCAGAAACCCGTCACCCATGAGGCGGACAGCATCGCAGACTGTGACGTCTTGGAGAAAAAGTCCAACG gtcGCGCCACATTCCGACTGACGTACCTGACAGAGCACCACTACAAGCACCACGACTTTGAGGCGGACACAGGGATGGCGCTGGAGATTGTGCACAAGCTGAAGAACATTCTGGAACTGCGGCTGAGCCCTGCCCGCAAAGAGTTCATCAGCACTCAGGACCGCAAGCAGAGGAAACGGGATTCCTTCAAGTTCTCTGTGtag